CTTGTGAAGCTTCTTTACCCGGACGGCGCGTTCTCAAAAGAAGAGGGCGAAGAGGTGCTGCGCTTCGCGCTCGAAAGCCGCAGGCGCGTAAAGGAACAGCTGAAGAAAATTGGCGGCATGGAGTTCTACGACGTCAATTTTTCCTATATGGATAATGATAGCTTCGAAGAAAAGTACGTGCCCGTGCCGGAGCAGGGCGGCGGCAAGCTCATCTCTGACGGTCTGCTCAACCCCGGGAGCGTTTATACAGTGTCGCGCGGCTCGTCCGGCATGTTCGGCGTTTTCAGGCTTGAAACGCAGGTAACACAGGGCGGAGGAAAGTTCGAGCGGACGGGCCTCGGCTCTGACCGAGAAGCTAAAGAGGCGGCGAATACCGCCTTCGCGTATCTCAAAGCTAACGGCGGCTCGATAAGCCGCTCGATCAGCATGCAGCACAAGGATTACATGATAGATTACCGTGATATGAACGGCGTAGGCATGACAAGCAGCCTGACGCTGCCCACGGTAATAGCGATAGCCTCCGGCGCGCTGTCAAAGCCTGCGCTTGCGGGGCTCGCCGTGCTTGGTGACGTGAGTATCGGCGGTTCGATCATAAAAGTAGGCGAGCTGGCCAACGCCCTTCAGATCTGCCTTGATAGCGGAGCTAAAAAAGTGTTGCTGCCCATTACCTCCGCCCCCGATATAGCCGCCGTTCCGTCAGACCTAATAGGGGCCTTCAGTCTGATATTCTACACCACCCCGCAGGAAGCGGTATTCAAAGCGCTCGGCGCGGAATAGAAGTTTTCCCTGATTTTTGTACTTTCTCTCCGCACAAAGATCGCTGAGTCGTTGGTCTCTCAAGGTTCAGCGATCTTTATCTTTTGCAAAATTTGTAGATCAAGGCTCTCTAAAGGCACGGTATTTTTGCCAATATAGACCTATATATGTAGTCTCCGCTGAAAAACTCAAAGAATCCAGTAAGAGCCTGCATAAATCTTTAAATTTGAGGTAAAATATACGTAGAAAATATGTAGTTATTAGGAGAAAACTACGATAATGAAGCCAAAGACCACAGAAGAACCTCAGGATAGATTATTTCAAGACAGGCTCGAAAACATGATCAATATGGACCATGAACTCGTAAAACTGGGCGATAAAATAAACCGGAAGACCTTCGAGAGTACACTAGGCGAGGTCTACATTGCAAACAAAGGCCGCCCCGGACTTCCGACAAGACTTATGATCGGCCTTCACTATCTTAAAGGCCTTCGCGATCTTTCAGACGAAGCGACAGTTATGGAATTCCTAGAAAACCCATACTGGCAGTATTTTTGATGAACATACTAAGTTCGATTACGGAAATCAAAGATTTCCTATCTCACTTATGCGGAATGGAATACTTCATGACAGAGCTGCCGCTGGACTCCAGCTCAATGACGCGATGGCGCAAGAGGACCGGTCCCAAAGGTTTTGAAACGATGCTCAAAGAAAGCCTTGAGACGGCGATGCGCATGTGAAATGCCTTAAACCGAAAGACCTTGGCTGTGTCATCGTAGACACGACGGTACAGGAAAACGACATAACATTTCCTACAGACCTCAAACTCTACGCCAAGGGCATAGAATTATTGGTACGCGAGGCGAAACGGGCTGGAGTCAAACTCAAACGGACCTACGCCAGGACGGTGCCGGTCCTTCGGCGCGCGAGCTGGCAGTTTTCAAGGAGGCGCAAATACAGGAAGGCCGCCGCCTACTGCGATAAAGGCTACAGAGGCAAAGCAAAGCACAAAGAGATACCCTGCGTGCGCCATCCATATTCCGGGCATGAAAGGCGCAATGACGGTATCGCTCAAGAAAAAACTGAAGCGAAGAAACGCCATCGAGCCGATAATAGGACATTTGAAGCGAGATTACGGGATGGACAGGAATTTCCTGAAAG
The window above is part of the Cloacibacillus evryensis DSM 19522 genome. Proteins encoded here:
- a CDS encoding IS5 family transposase codes for the protein MKPKTTEEPQDRLFQDRLENMINMDHELVKLGDKINRKTFESTLGEVYIANKGRPGLPTRLMIGLHYLKGLRDLSDEATVMEFLENPYWQYF